The sequence TCCACAGCGCTTCTTCTGGACTCTCGTAGCCGAGCATGCGCGCCAGGGCGGGATTGGCCGCCCGGATGCCCTCTTGCAAGCTGGCCTGGAAAATACCGTGCACCGCATGCTCGAACAGCCACTTGTAGCGGTTGCGTTCGGACTCCAGTTCTTCGAGCCGCGCCACCAACTCGGGATAGTGGCTCTTGCGTGCCGAATGGCTACCCAGGCCGAGCAGCCCGGCGAGCGCCTCGTCCTGTTCAGAGTGCTTCGGCATAGACCACTTCGACGTCCCGCTGAGTGGATGAACGCGGATTGGTCAGGATGCAGGGATCTTGCATCGCATGCTGCGACAGGAACGGGATGTCGGAGAGATCGACTCCGTGCAGACCCAGGGTCTCGTGGAAACCGATAGCCTGCTTGAGCGCGGCAAGATGCTGTACCAGGCGCTCACGGATCTGCCGATGGCTCAAGCCGCGGCTGTCTATCCCTAGGGTTTCGGCGACGACCTTGAAACGGTCCGGCGCCGCGTCGTAGTTGAAGGCCACTACGTGCTCGACCAGCACGGCATTGCACAGGCCATGGGGAAGATCCAGGTAACCGCCGAGGCTGTGAGACATCGCGTGGACCGCACCGAGAATGGCGTTGGAAAACGCCAGGCCAGCCTGCATGCTGCCGAGCATGATCTTCTCGCGCAGCTGGATGTCAGTTGGATTGGCGATCATCTGCACCAGGTGCCCGTTGATCAGCCGCATCGCCTCCAATGCATGAGGGTCGGTCAATGGGCCATGGCCGGTGGAGACGAAGGCCTCGATCGCATGCACCAGCGCATCGATGCCGGTACAGGCGGAGAGGAACGGGTCCATGCTGAGCGTGGTTTCCGGATCGATCAGCGAGACGTCCGGCACGGCGCCCTTGCTGACGATCGAGAACTTCATGCGCTCTTCCTGGTTGGAGATGATCACGAATTGCGAGACATCCGCCGAAGTGCCGGCGGTGGTCGGGATCAGGATCAATGGCGGGCTCGGCACCCGCAAGGTATCGACGCCTTCGAATTCGATGATGCAGCGCCCATGGGCCACCGCGATGCCGATGCCCTTGGCGCAGTCCATGGGACTGCCACCGCCCACCGCGACGATGACATTGCACCCTTCGCTGCGATAGACCTCGGCGCCAGCCATTACCTCTTCCGCACGGGGATTGGCCGATACCTGGGTGAACAGATGATAGTCGATGCCCTGGTTGGTCAGGCTGGCCTGAACATCGCCGACCCAGCCGGCGGCGACGACGCCCGGGTCCGACACCAGCAGCACCTTGC comes from Stutzerimonas stutzeri and encodes:
- the ercA gene encoding alcohol dehydrogenase-like regulatory protein ErcA; the encoded protein is MSPNLSLQRKFVSPEIVFGAGCRHSVGNYAKNFGARKVLLVSDPGVVAAGWVGDVQASLTNQGIDYHLFTQVSANPRAEEVMAGAEVYRSEGCNVIVAVGGGSPMDCAKGIGIAVAHGRCIIEFEGVDTLRVPSPPLILIPTTAGTSADVSQFVIISNQEERMKFSIVSKGAVPDVSLIDPETTLSMDPFLSACTGIDALVHAIEAFVSTGHGPLTDPHALEAMRLINGHLVQMIANPTDIQLREKIMLGSMQAGLAFSNAILGAVHAMSHSLGGYLDLPHGLCNAVLVEHVVAFNYDAAPDRFKVVAETLGIDSRGLSHRQIRERLVQHLAALKQAIGFHETLGLHGVDLSDIPFLSQHAMQDPCILTNPRSSTQRDVEVVYAEAL